The Plodia interpunctella isolate USDA-ARS_2022_Savannah chromosome 8, ilPloInte3.2, whole genome shotgun sequence genome window below encodes:
- the LOC128671999 gene encoding PRADC1-like protein isoform X2: MNDLHFHDGASTVDVVAGDVFFEILDPPELRYSYRIRPAKDFGTTFNETLRFQKARLVPTVPLHSCSDIVNNEDIVGHIALSERGECSFVFKTAKAQQAGARAIIITESVDKWDESLDHLIEMVDDKMDVDVNIPAGFLLGRSGATILRTLQRSRKKYAVINLPINMTHVPISKMNQPPWIAW, translated from the exons A tgaATGACTTACATTTTCACGATGGGGCATCTACAGTGGACGTAGTTGCTGGTGATGTATTTTTCGAGATATTAGACCCCCCAGAACTCAGATATTCATACCGAATCAGGCCGGCAAAAGATTTTGGGACGACGTTT AATGAAACACTTAGATTTCAAAAAGCACGGTTGGTGCCCACTGTGCCTTTACACAGCTGTTCCGATATAGTCAACAATGAAGATATTGTTGGACATATAGCTCTATCAGAAAGAGG GGAATGCTCATTTGTTTTCAAAACGGCGAAGGCCCAGCAGGCGGGCGCAAGGGCTATTATAATTACAGAGTCTGTGGATAAATGGGATGAGTCACTAGACCATTTAATAGAAATGGTTGACGATAA GATGGATGTAGACGTCAATATTCCTGCAGGATTCCTTCTTGGCCGCAGCGGGGCTACAATCCTTCGCACCCTCCAAagatcaagaaaaaaatatgctgtaATAAACTTACCTATAAATATGACGCATGTGCCTATTAGCAAAATGAACCAGCCGCCATGGATTGCATGGTAA
- the LOC128671999 gene encoding PRADC1-like protein isoform X1, with product MFAFNLILYTRRLLSLYSIVLLVTSIAVVAPGVNDLHFHDGASTVDVVAGDVFFEILDPPELRYSYRIRPAKDFGTTFNETLRFQKARLVPTVPLHSCSDIVNNEDIVGHIALSERGECSFVFKTAKAQQAGARAIIITESVDKWDESLDHLIEMVDDKMDVDVNIPAGFLLGRSGATILRTLQRSRKKYAVINLPINMTHVPISKMNQPPWIAW from the exons ATGTTTGCatttaatctaattttatatacaaggAGACTACTATCGCTTTATTCAATTGTATTACTTGTTACATCTATAGCTGTCGTTGCACCTGGTG tgaATGACTTACATTTTCACGATGGGGCATCTACAGTGGACGTAGTTGCTGGTGATGTATTTTTCGAGATATTAGACCCCCCAGAACTCAGATATTCATACCGAATCAGGCCGGCAAAAGATTTTGGGACGACGTTT AATGAAACACTTAGATTTCAAAAAGCACGGTTGGTGCCCACTGTGCCTTTACACAGCTGTTCCGATATAGTCAACAATGAAGATATTGTTGGACATATAGCTCTATCAGAAAGAGG GGAATGCTCATTTGTTTTCAAAACGGCGAAGGCCCAGCAGGCGGGCGCAAGGGCTATTATAATTACAGAGTCTGTGGATAAATGGGATGAGTCACTAGACCATTTAATAGAAATGGTTGACGATAA GATGGATGTAGACGTCAATATTCCTGCAGGATTCCTTCTTGGCCGCAGCGGGGCTACAATCCTTCGCACCCTCCAAagatcaagaaaaaaatatgctgtaATAAACTTACCTATAAATATGACGCATGTGCCTATTAGCAAAATGAACCAGCCGCCATGGATTGCATGGTAA